One Paracidovorax avenae ATCC 19860 genomic region harbors:
- a CDS encoding exopolysaccharide biosynthesis protein, which produces MPPRAVHAESLADILDQMAALAGRSGAVRVEDMVAAFGRRSYGPLLVVPALLELSPVGAVPGVPTALACVVVLFAAQMLAGRRHVWVPGFLARRSLGAARLSRAVRALRPWAERADRWFHGRLCALTGGVFTRVAAAGCIALACTVPPLELVPFASSAPMSAVAMFGLSVMARDGLLMLGAMALAGLAVGLLVWMA; this is translated from the coding sequence ATGCCACCGCGCGCGGTACATGCCGAAAGCCTGGCGGACATCCTCGACCAGATGGCGGCGCTGGCCGGACGGTCCGGCGCGGTGCGCGTGGAGGACATGGTGGCGGCGTTCGGCCGCCGCAGCTACGGTCCGCTGCTCGTGGTGCCGGCCCTGCTGGAGCTGTCGCCGGTGGGGGCGGTGCCCGGGGTGCCGACGGCGCTCGCGTGCGTGGTGGTGCTGTTCGCGGCGCAGATGCTCGCGGGCCGCCGTCATGTGTGGGTGCCCGGCTTCCTGGCCCGGCGCAGCCTGGGCGCGGCGCGGTTGTCGCGTGCCGTGCGCGCGCTGCGTCCCTGGGCGGAGCGCGCCGACCGCTGGTTCCACGGGCGGCTGTGCGCGCTGACGGGCGGTGTGTTCACCCGGGTGGCGGCAGCGGGCTGCATCGCACTGGCCTGCACGGTGCCGCCGCTGGAACTGGTGCCGTTCGCCAGTTCCGCGCCCATGTCGGCGGTGGCGATGTTCGGCCTGTCGGTGATGGCGCGCGACGGGTTGCTGATGCTCGGGGCGATGGCGCTGGCCGGGCTGGCCGTGGGGCTGCTGGTCTGGATGGCCTGA
- a CDS encoding DUF6216 family protein, protein MTDAANLKLADIAALAPIILGVGLFLAFVFTLYITKSLHMLRRRLWSLVHGKDEISDSVVRAYVDELTNVSAFRFFSGVSMRDIQGVHDIVKWCQFYKVDLKDLRDCGEYFDFSCRRVVEEKLPGYLNRWMTFGSSLVLLIVGAIIIASSISPSLGLVFTESQRYFFARETYVRRIWASEDEKFVIEDCQKSRELEAVRTGFHIDELNLICKFMPDKSFKNYYSEKLAEQRAASVIFGMIFIISAWFVLGKLIRYTAAMKLLRRRLSPHVSAGQMELDFGGADQK, encoded by the coding sequence GTGACTGATGCAGCTAATCTAAAACTCGCGGACATTGCGGCGTTGGCACCCATAATTCTTGGTGTAGGCCTGTTTCTTGCTTTTGTTTTTACTTTATATATTACGAAGTCACTTCATATGCTGCGCCGTCGCCTCTGGTCTCTGGTGCATGGCAAAGATGAGATATCCGATTCAGTAGTTCGAGCTTATGTAGATGAGTTGACTAATGTGTCGGCCTTCCGATTTTTTTCGGGTGTCTCCATGCGAGACATACAGGGTGTGCATGACATAGTGAAATGGTGCCAATTTTACAAGGTAGATTTGAAGGATTTGCGCGATTGCGGAGAGTATTTTGACTTCAGTTGCAGGAGAGTGGTGGAGGAGAAGCTTCCTGGTTATTTAAATAGATGGATGACATTCGGCTCTTCGTTGGTGCTTTTGATCGTCGGGGCAATCATCATAGCGTCATCCATTTCCCCATCTCTTGGCTTGGTGTTTACGGAAAGTCAGCGTTATTTTTTTGCAAGAGAAACATACGTCAGAAGGATATGGGCTTCTGAGGACGAAAAATTTGTTATTGAAGATTGCCAAAAATCAAGAGAGTTGGAGGCGGTGCGTACAGGATTTCATATTGATGAATTAAATTTGATTTGTAAGTTCATGCCTGATAAATCATTCAAGAATTATTATTCTGAAAAACTTGCCGAGCAGCGGGCTGCGTCTGTTATTTTTGGCATGATTTTTATTATTTCTGCTTGGTTTGTGCTTGGAAAGCTTATTCGCTATACGGCTGCAATGAAGTTGCTCAGGCGCCGTTTGAGTCCGCATGTTTCTGCAGGCCAGATGGAGCTTGATTTTGGAGGGGCTGATCAAAAGTAA
- a CDS encoding DEAD/DEAH box helicase, translated as MATFIPAIGSCTSRMTAGERRLAQRLERKLDGDYSVWYDVPVGPKQTYPDFVVLHPRRGVLILETKDWHLETVRKATRQYWEIAPDGSAPKIVKNPLEQARHCALELVRALERDPQLVQPAGPHQGKLAFPWGHGVVFTRITRRQFEAAGLAEAIAPDYVVCQDEMLEDVEPEAFQQRLWRMFPHAFGGAMSLPQIDRVRWHMFPEVRVPVQGALFAQCGGVDEVPDLLRVMDLQQEQLARSLGEGHRVIHGVAGSGKTMILGYRAEHLAKLHGALPDGAKPVLVLCYNEPLAVKLASAMEAKGLGDRVHCLHFHKWARAQLVAYGQGLPAPSLPREAFFADMVDRVVRGVDTGHIPSAQYAAVLIDEGHDFEPEWLRLVSRMVDPATNNLLVLYDDAQSIYARARQKQFSFRSVGIQAQGRTSILKINYRNTRQILQTAHLIAADLLAPEDSGEDGVPLLQPVSCGRDGEAPVVVRLPSFRAEAAQVADRLAAAHQEGHAWGDMAVLCRHYAQMEECATALRHKGLPHQVRKGTGSFHPADDTVKVMTMHASKGLEFPVVALVGAGHMPSDGEDEREEARLFYVAATRATHRLVITASGEGAFAQRLDGVGVAA; from the coding sequence GTGGCGACTTTCATTCCCGCCATCGGCAGCTGTACATCCCGCATGACCGCGGGCGAACGGAGGCTGGCCCAGCGGCTGGAGCGCAAGCTCGACGGCGATTACTCGGTCTGGTACGACGTGCCGGTGGGGCCGAAGCAGACCTACCCGGATTTCGTGGTCCTGCATCCGCGGCGCGGGGTGCTGATCCTGGAGACCAAGGACTGGCACCTGGAGACGGTGCGCAAGGCCACGCGGCAGTACTGGGAGATCGCCCCGGACGGCAGCGCTCCCAAGATCGTGAAGAACCCGCTGGAGCAGGCCCGCCATTGCGCGCTGGAGTTGGTGCGTGCGCTGGAGCGCGATCCGCAGCTGGTGCAGCCCGCGGGGCCGCACCAGGGCAAGCTGGCGTTCCCGTGGGGACACGGCGTGGTGTTCACGCGCATCACGCGCCGGCAATTCGAGGCGGCGGGGCTGGCGGAGGCGATCGCGCCGGACTACGTGGTCTGCCAGGACGAAATGCTCGAGGACGTCGAGCCCGAGGCTTTCCAGCAGCGGCTCTGGCGCATGTTTCCGCATGCCTTCGGCGGTGCGATGTCGCTGCCGCAGATCGACCGCGTGCGCTGGCACATGTTCCCCGAGGTGCGCGTGCCCGTGCAGGGCGCGCTGTTCGCGCAGTGCGGCGGCGTGGACGAGGTGCCGGACCTGCTGCGCGTGATGGATCTGCAGCAGGAGCAGCTGGCGCGCTCGCTGGGCGAGGGCCACCGGGTGATCCATGGCGTGGCGGGCTCGGGCAAGACCATGATCCTGGGCTACCGCGCCGAGCACCTCGCGAAGCTGCACGGCGCGCTGCCCGATGGCGCCAAGCCGGTGCTGGTGCTCTGCTACAACGAGCCGCTGGCCGTGAAGCTGGCCAGCGCCATGGAGGCCAAGGGGCTGGGCGACCGCGTGCACTGCCTGCATTTCCACAAATGGGCGCGCGCGCAGCTCGTGGCCTACGGGCAGGGCCTGCCGGCGCCGTCGCTGCCGCGCGAGGCCTTCTTCGCGGACATGGTGGACCGCGTGGTGCGCGGCGTGGACACGGGCCACATTCCCAGCGCGCAGTACGCCGCCGTTCTGATCGACGAAGGGCACGATTTCGAGCCGGAGTGGCTCCGGCTCGTCTCCCGGATGGTGGACCCGGCCACCAACAACCTGCTGGTGCTCTACGACGATGCGCAGAGCATCTATGCCCGCGCGCGGCAGAAGCAGTTCAGCTTCCGCAGCGTGGGCATCCAGGCCCAGGGCCGCACGTCCATCCTGAAGATCAACTACCGCAACACGCGCCAGATCCTGCAGACCGCCCACCTGATCGCGGCCGACCTGCTCGCCCCCGAAGACAGCGGCGAGGACGGCGTGCCCCTGCTGCAGCCCGTGAGCTGCGGACGCGACGGCGAGGCGCCGGTGGTCGTGCGCCTGCCCTCGTTCCGCGCCGAGGCCGCCCAGGTGGCCGACCGCCTGGCCGCGGCCCACCAGGAAGGCCACGCCTGGGGCGACATGGCCGTGCTGTGCCGCCACTATGCGCAGATGGAGGAGTGCGCCACCGCGCTGCGCCACAAGGGCCTGCCGCACCAGGTGCGCAAGGGCACGGGCAGCTTCCACCCGGCGGACGACACCGTGAAGGTGATGACCATGCATGCCAGCAAGGGCCTGGAGTTCCCGGTGGTGGCACTGGTGGGCGCGGGCCACATGCCATCCGACGGCGAGGACGAGCGCGAGGAGGCCCGGCTGTTCTACGTGGCGGCGACGCGCGCCACGCACCGGCTGGTGATCACCGCGAGCGGGGAGGGGGCGTTTGCGCAGCGGCTGGATGGGGTGGGGGTGGCGGCTTGA
- a CDS encoding class I SAM-dependent methyltransferase, which yields MKSASATLFDEAYYQRFYFDKKTSVVDPQHMERLGQFVCSYLKYLRVPVERVLDVGCGIGLWKDIVARHFPQARYQGLEFSAYLCERYGWQQGSVVDYAASEPADLVVCQGVLPYLSPPDLKAALDNLARLCRGALYLEAVTREDYEQDIIDEDLTDPALFRHRAEAYRRGLSRHFRAVGGGLWLRRSLEVPLFELEYAGE from the coding sequence TTGAAATCCGCCAGCGCCACCCTGTTCGACGAGGCCTATTACCAGCGCTTCTATTTCGACAAGAAGACCAGCGTGGTGGACCCGCAGCACATGGAGCGCCTGGGCCAGTTCGTGTGCAGCTACCTCAAGTACCTGCGGGTGCCGGTGGAGCGCGTGCTGGACGTGGGCTGCGGCATCGGGCTGTGGAAGGACATCGTGGCGCGCCATTTTCCGCAGGCGCGCTACCAGGGGCTGGAGTTCAGCGCCTACCTGTGCGAGCGCTACGGGTGGCAGCAGGGGTCGGTAGTGGACTATGCCGCCAGCGAGCCAGCGGACCTGGTGGTCTGCCAGGGCGTGCTGCCCTACCTGAGCCCGCCGGACCTGAAGGCCGCGCTCGACAACCTGGCGCGCCTGTGCCGGGGAGCGCTCTACCTCGAAGCGGTGACGCGAGAGGACTACGAGCAGGACATCATCGATGAGGACCTGACGGACCCTGCGCTGTTCCGCCACCGCGCCGAGGCCTACCGGCGGGGGCTGTCGCGCCATTTCCGGGCCGTGGGCGGGGGGCTGTGGCTGCGGCGCTCGCTGGAAGTCCCGCTGTTCGAACTCGAATACGCCGGCGAATAA
- a CDS encoding alpha/beta fold hydrolase has product MSAPPHALPADMPEPIAHDAWVKSARGRLFARRWQPAPRDANPGTAPAPVVLFHDSLGCVALWRDFPAALCRATGRDVLAYDRPGFGRSGPCTGELAPDFIAAEAHTSLPALCSEFGIGRYVALGHSVGGAMAAHCAADGSGTGDCVALVTVAAQACVEERTLAGIREARDQFQHSPEALQRLARHHGGDEHKARWVLHAWVDTWLDPGFAGWSQAGVLARVHCPVLALHGDRDEYGSLEQPARIARWAAGPARVEILPGAAHVPHRERPHELAQRVARFLADLP; this is encoded by the coding sequence ATGAGCGCCCCTCCGCACGCCCTGCCCGCTGACATGCCGGAGCCGATCGCGCACGATGCCTGGGTGAAATCGGCCCGGGGCCGGCTGTTCGCCCGCCGGTGGCAGCCTGCGCCGCGCGATGCCAACCCCGGCACCGCGCCGGCCCCCGTCGTCCTCTTTCACGACTCGCTGGGCTGCGTGGCGCTGTGGCGCGACTTTCCTGCGGCACTGTGCCGGGCCACCGGCCGCGACGTGCTCGCCTACGACCGGCCCGGCTTCGGCCGATCCGGTCCCTGCACAGGCGAGCTGGCGCCGGATTTCATCGCGGCCGAGGCGCACACCAGCCTGCCCGCGCTGTGCTCGGAATTCGGCATCGGCCGCTACGTGGCGCTCGGCCACAGCGTGGGTGGGGCCATGGCCGCCCATTGCGCGGCGGACGGCAGCGGCACCGGTGATTGCGTCGCCCTCGTCACCGTGGCCGCGCAGGCCTGCGTGGAAGAACGCACGCTGGCGGGCATCCGCGAGGCACGCGACCAGTTCCAGCACAGCCCCGAGGCACTGCAGCGACTCGCCCGCCACCACGGCGGCGACGAGCACAAGGCGCGGTGGGTGCTGCACGCCTGGGTCGATACCTGGCTCGATCCCGGTTTCGCCGGCTGGTCGCAGGCCGGCGTGCTGGCGCGCGTGCACTGCCCCGTGCTCGCGCTGCATGGCGACCGGGACGAATACGGATCCCTCGAGCAGCCCGCGCGCATCGCCCGCTGGGCGGCCGGGCCTGCGCGCGTGGAGATCCTGCCCGGCGCGGCGCATGTGCCGCACCGCGAGCGGCCTCATGAGCTCGCGCAGCGCGTCGCGCGCTTCCTCGCGGACCTGCCGTGA
- a CDS encoding VOC family protein, with protein MFSHVIVGVTDLEKSKRFYDALLGTIGVPPGMANKSRYFYRSPGGLFGITLPINGEPATHGNGSTIGFAMQSPEQADAFHAAGVANGGTTCEDPPGYREGPVGPLYLAYLRDPDGNKLCAMYRPPKA; from the coding sequence ATGTTCAGCCACGTCATCGTCGGCGTCACCGACCTCGAGAAATCCAAACGCTTCTACGACGCGCTGCTCGGCACGATCGGCGTGCCGCCCGGCATGGCCAACAAGAGCCGCTATTTCTACCGCAGCCCCGGGGGGCTGTTCGGCATCACGCTGCCGATCAACGGCGAGCCCGCCACGCACGGCAACGGCAGCACCATCGGCTTCGCGATGCAGTCGCCGGAGCAGGCCGATGCCTTCCATGCGGCTGGCGTGGCGAACGGCGGCACGACCTGCGAAGACCCGCCGGGCTACCGCGAAGGCCCGGTGGGCCCGCTGTACCTGGCCTATCTGCGCGATCCGGACGGCAACAAGCTCTGCGCCATGTACCGGCCACCCAAGGCCTGA
- a CDS encoding YopT-type cysteine protease domain-containing protein → MVIARNFPSVATPSPVHSETQAPATSALLPEAQSFRSTAPFGLPAGLTRRQVPVHGGDPSPRAPRAGLDRLSRAAQTGQPAKTAGTSVGCTDIFNRLKEKFGRHACSPPSDKSLFESSLQYGLVQATGLKTAFGSDKIGSGGVCAGLSTIWMNLHCAAPDGSVNTRLSAVGSFEGMQHALIFQKAYHMNHEHLRRGSGFGRSLETKARADLDGLYGITRDMRPIKSTSSAAKIAATMASIDGYASLIFYRTDKAWKTTGHEMGLHRNPEDGMITFFDPNHGEFRFKSEDAAQFLRTLREKYRLKSDVSFDWALTNVRPNNTGSSTPLDFLVDYVKADQERLSRS, encoded by the coding sequence ATGGTTATTGCGCGCAATTTCCCTTCAGTTGCAACACCATCCCCAGTTCACTCGGAAACCCAGGCACCGGCTACGTCGGCCCTGCTGCCCGAGGCGCAGTCGTTTAGAAGTACTGCACCTTTTGGCTTGCCGGCGGGGCTGACGCGACGACAGGTGCCCGTCCACGGCGGCGATCCGTCGCCGCGTGCTCCGCGTGCCGGTCTGGATCGGCTCTCACGCGCCGCGCAAACCGGTCAGCCGGCGAAGACCGCCGGGACTTCGGTGGGCTGCACCGATATATTTAATCGCCTGAAGGAAAAGTTTGGCCGTCATGCATGCAGCCCTCCTTCCGATAAAAGCCTTTTCGAGTCGAGTCTTCAATACGGACTTGTGCAAGCGACGGGTCTCAAGACTGCGTTCGGGAGCGACAAAATAGGGTCGGGTGGGGTGTGCGCCGGACTCTCCACCATATGGATGAATCTCCACTGTGCCGCTCCCGATGGAAGCGTCAATACGAGACTGAGCGCGGTGGGGTCGTTCGAGGGCATGCAGCACGCCCTCATTTTTCAAAAAGCATATCACATGAACCACGAGCATTTGAGACGTGGCTCTGGCTTCGGACGATCGCTGGAAACGAAGGCGCGAGCAGACCTCGACGGGCTGTACGGAATCACCAGGGACATGCGGCCGATCAAAAGCACGAGTTCTGCGGCGAAAATAGCCGCCACGATGGCGAGCATTGATGGCTATGCCAGCCTCATTTTCTATCGCACAGATAAGGCCTGGAAGACGACCGGCCATGAAATGGGCCTGCACCGAAATCCTGAAGACGGCATGATCACGTTCTTCGACCCGAACCATGGGGAGTTTCGATTCAAGTCCGAGGACGCAGCCCAGTTCCTGCGAACGTTGCGAGAAAAGTACAGGCTGAAAAGCGATGTGTCCTTCGACTGGGCATTGACCAATGTCCGGCCGAACAATACCGGTTCGAGTACGCCACTCGACTTTTTGGTGGACTACGTAAAAGCGGATCAGGAGCGCTTGTCTCGTTCCTAA
- a CDS encoding RDD family protein: protein MTLPVSAPPDDRDDPSGLEYVGFWARLGATLLDTVLLLVVTVPLLAAVYGWDYFKQTERLVAGPADFLISWVLPAVVVLLFWFWRQATPGKMNIGARVVDAETGRPMTPGQAVGRYLAYFVSAIPLCLGFVWVAFDRRKQGWHDKLAGTVVVRPKQRKSEAVLFAKGRY from the coding sequence ATGACCCTTCCCGTGAGTGCTCCCCCGGACGACCGCGACGATCCTTCCGGCCTCGAATACGTCGGCTTCTGGGCCCGCCTGGGCGCGACGCTGCTCGACACGGTGCTGCTGCTCGTCGTCACCGTGCCGCTGCTGGCGGCGGTCTATGGCTGGGACTATTTCAAGCAGACGGAGCGGCTGGTCGCGGGGCCGGCGGATTTCCTGATCTCCTGGGTGCTGCCGGCGGTGGTGGTGCTGCTGTTCTGGTTCTGGCGGCAGGCCACGCCCGGCAAGATGAACATCGGCGCCCGCGTGGTGGATGCGGAGACGGGCCGGCCGATGACGCCCGGGCAGGCGGTGGGACGCTACCTGGCGTATTTCGTGTCGGCGATCCCGCTGTGCCTGGGCTTCGTGTGGGTGGCGTTCGACCGGCGCAAGCAGGGCTGGCACGACAAGCTGGCGGGCACGGTGGTGGTGCGGCCGAAGCAGCGCAAGTCCGAGGCGGTGCTGTTCGCCAAGGGCCGGTATTAG
- a CDS encoding Fic family protein, whose translation MWPDNSPRRRTYVWQRPDWPQWRFDALALAAPLAEVHRAQGHLAGRMAGVGLAQRDQATLRALTQEVVTTSAIEGESLDLDAVRSSIARRLGVSIGALAPSDRHVDGVVDMVLDATQRFAEPLTAERLFGWHAALFPTGYSGRLRIRTGAWRDDAAGPMQVVSGPIGREKVHYEAPPATALDAETAAFLQWFNAPPAGDPIVHAGLAHLWLVTLHPFDDGNGRISRAVGDMALACAEGSAQRFYSLSAQIQRERKRYYEQLEATQRGTLDVTPWLAWFLGCLLRAVQGADDLVADVLAKAQFWQRWADVPMNVRQTLVLNRVLDGMEGKLSNARWAAIAKCSSDTALRDITDLLGKGVLVRVEGGGRNVAYALVQ comes from the coding sequence ATGTGGCCCGACAACTCCCCTCGCCGCCGTACCTATGTCTGGCAGCGCCCCGACTGGCCGCAGTGGCGCTTCGACGCATTGGCGCTCGCCGCGCCCCTGGCGGAGGTGCACCGCGCCCAGGGCCACCTGGCCGGACGCATGGCCGGGGTGGGACTGGCGCAACGCGACCAGGCCACATTGCGCGCCCTGACCCAGGAAGTCGTCACGACCAGCGCCATCGAGGGCGAATCCCTGGACCTGGACGCCGTGCGCTCGTCCATCGCGCGCCGCCTGGGGGTGAGCATCGGCGCGCTGGCCCCGTCCGACCGGCATGTGGACGGCGTGGTGGACATGGTACTGGACGCCACCCAGCGCTTTGCCGAGCCGCTGACCGCGGAACGCCTCTTCGGGTGGCATGCCGCGCTGTTCCCCACGGGCTACAGCGGCCGGTTGCGCATCCGCACCGGCGCCTGGCGCGACGATGCGGCAGGGCCCATGCAGGTGGTCTCGGGCCCCATCGGCCGCGAGAAGGTGCATTACGAAGCGCCGCCCGCCACGGCGCTGGACGCAGAAACCGCTGCCTTCCTGCAGTGGTTCAATGCGCCGCCGGCAGGCGACCCCATCGTGCATGCCGGGCTGGCGCACCTGTGGCTGGTCACGCTGCACCCCTTCGACGACGGCAACGGCCGCATCAGCCGCGCCGTAGGCGACATGGCCCTGGCCTGCGCCGAGGGCAGCGCCCAGCGCTTCTACAGCCTGAGCGCGCAGATCCAGCGCGAACGCAAGCGCTACTACGAACAACTGGAAGCCACGCAGCGCGGCACGCTCGACGTCACGCCCTGGCTGGCCTGGTTCCTGGGCTGCCTGCTGCGCGCCGTGCAGGGCGCCGACGACCTGGTGGCGGATGTGCTGGCCAAGGCGCAGTTCTGGCAGCGCTGGGCGGATGTGCCCATGAACGTGCGGCAGACGCTGGTGCTGAACCGTGTGCTGGATGGGATGGAGGGGAAGCTGAGCAACGCCCGGTGGGCGGCCATTGCCAAATGCTCGTCGGATACTGCGCTGCGCGATATCACCGATCTGCTGGGCAAGGGCGTGTTGGTGCGGGTGGAGGGTGGGGGAAGGAATGTGGCCTATGCGTTAGTCCAGTGA
- a CDS encoding DNA topoisomerase III yields MTKTLVIAEKPSVAQDIVRALTPVAGKFDKHEDHFENDRYVVTSAVGHLVEIQAPEEFDVKRGKWSFAHLPVIPPYFDLKPVDKTKSRLNAVVKLARRKDVTELVNACDAGREGELIFRLIEQYAGGAKGGLNKPVRRLWLQSMTPQAIRDGFGNLRSDQQMQGLASAARSRSEADWLVGINGTRAMTAFNSRDGGFFLTTVGRVQTPTLSLVVEREEKIRQFVSRDYWEIHAGFHAEAGEYLGKWFDPQWKKVADDPEARADRVWSFERAREIADAVRGKAATVTEESKPTTQASPLLFDLTSLQREANGKFGFSAKTTLALAQSLYERHKALTYPRTDSRALPEDYLPVAKDTFGMLATSGMRHLAPYARQALDENYVRPSKRIFDNAKVSDHFAIIPTTQAPSGLSEAEQKLYDLVVRRFMAVFFPSAEYMVTTRISQVVGHSFKTEGKVLVKPGWLAIYGKEAANEVEDGKAGDKGQPLVPVKPGEMTHTEYAEAKALKTKPPARYSEATLLGAMESAGKQVEDEELRSAMQEKGLGTPATRAAIIEGLLTEKYMLREGRELIPTAKAFQLMTLLRGLGVEELSRAELTGEWEYKLAQMEKGQLSREAFMQQIAAMTERMVKKAKEYDRDTIPGNYATLSTPCPNCGGVVKENYRRYACTGADGRGDGCGFSFTKSPAGRTFEPAEAEALLRERRIGPLEGFRSKAGWPFTAEVTIVRDEEAGNFKLEFDFGDDRAGEASGELVEFTDEPLGPCPICGAPVHEHGSNYVCSKAVPTAAQPTPSCTFKSGKVILQQPVEREQMAKLLATGKTDLLDKFVSMRTRRNFKAFLAWDKEAGKVNFEFEPRESKFPPRKFAGKAGAAAGAAKAGTAAAAKKAAKPAAKAAAKKSSTAAKAPRKTAAGKPPSAALAAVIGPEPVGRPEAVKKMWEYIKAHNLQDPKDKRTINADAKLREVFGKESAGMFELAGILGKHLQGDSE; encoded by the coding sequence ATGACCAAGACCCTGGTAATCGCAGAAAAACCGTCGGTGGCGCAGGACATCGTGCGCGCGCTCACCCCCGTGGCCGGCAAGTTCGACAAGCACGAGGACCACTTCGAGAACGACCGCTACGTCGTCACGAGCGCGGTGGGCCACCTGGTCGAGATCCAGGCGCCCGAGGAATTCGACGTCAAGCGCGGCAAGTGGAGCTTCGCCCACCTGCCGGTGATCCCGCCGTACTTCGACCTGAAGCCGGTGGACAAGACCAAGAGCCGCCTGAACGCGGTGGTCAAGCTCGCCCGCCGCAAGGACGTGACCGAACTCGTCAACGCCTGTGACGCGGGGCGCGAGGGCGAACTGATCTTCCGCCTCATCGAGCAGTACGCGGGCGGCGCCAAGGGCGGCCTGAACAAGCCCGTGCGGCGCCTCTGGCTGCAGTCCATGACCCCGCAGGCCATCCGCGACGGCTTCGGCAACCTGCGCTCCGACCAGCAGATGCAGGGCCTGGCCAGCGCCGCGCGCAGCCGCTCCGAGGCCGACTGGCTCGTGGGCATCAACGGCACGCGCGCCATGACGGCCTTCAACTCGCGCGACGGGGGCTTCTTCCTCACCACCGTGGGCCGCGTGCAGACGCCCACGCTCTCGCTCGTCGTCGAGCGCGAGGAGAAGATCCGCCAGTTCGTCAGCCGCGACTACTGGGAAATCCACGCCGGCTTCCATGCCGAGGCCGGCGAATACCTCGGCAAGTGGTTCGACCCGCAGTGGAAGAAGGTCGCCGACGACCCCGAAGCCCGCGCCGACCGCGTCTGGAGCTTCGAGCGCGCCCGCGAGATCGCCGACGCCGTGCGCGGCAAGGCCGCCACCGTCACCGAAGAAAGCAAGCCCACCACCCAGGCCTCGCCCCTGCTGTTCGACCTGACCAGCCTGCAGCGCGAGGCCAACGGCAAGTTCGGCTTCTCGGCCAAGACCACGCTGGCACTGGCGCAGAGCCTGTACGAGCGCCACAAGGCCCTGACCTACCCGCGTACCGACTCCCGCGCCCTGCCGGAAGACTACCTGCCGGTGGCGAAGGACACCTTCGGCATGCTGGCCACAAGCGGCATGCGCCACCTCGCGCCTTATGCCCGGCAGGCGCTGGACGAGAACTACGTGCGCCCGAGCAAGCGCATCTTCGACAATGCCAAGGTGAGCGATCACTTCGCCATCATCCCGACCACGCAGGCGCCCAGCGGCCTCTCCGAGGCCGAGCAGAAGCTCTACGACCTGGTGGTGCGCCGCTTCATGGCCGTGTTCTTCCCGAGCGCCGAATACATGGTCACCACCCGCATCAGCCAGGTGGTGGGGCATTCGTTCAAGACCGAGGGCAAGGTGCTGGTCAAGCCCGGCTGGCTGGCCATCTATGGCAAGGAAGCCGCCAACGAGGTCGAGGACGGCAAGGCCGGCGACAAGGGCCAGCCGCTGGTGCCCGTCAAGCCCGGCGAGATGACGCACACCGAATACGCCGAGGCCAAGGCCCTGAAGACCAAGCCGCCGGCCCGCTACTCCGAAGCCACGCTGCTGGGCGCCATGGAAAGCGCCGGCAAGCAGGTGGAAGACGAAGAACTGCGCTCGGCCATGCAGGAGAAGGGCCTGGGCACTCCGGCCACGCGCGCCGCCATCATCGAAGGCCTGCTCACTGAAAAGTACATGCTGCGCGAGGGCCGCGAGCTCATCCCGACGGCCAAGGCCTTCCAGCTCATGACGCTACTGCGCGGCCTGGGCGTGGAAGAACTCTCGCGCGCCGAACTCACGGGCGAGTGGGAATACAAGCTCGCCCAGATGGAGAAGGGCCAGCTCAGCCGCGAGGCCTTCATGCAGCAGATCGCCGCCATGACCGAGCGCATGGTGAAGAAGGCCAAGGAATACGACCGCGACACCATCCCCGGCAACTACGCGACGCTCTCCACCCCGTGCCCCAACTGCGGCGGCGTGGTCAAGGAGAATTACCGGCGCTATGCCTGCACGGGCGCCGACGGGCGCGGCGACGGCTGCGGCTTCTCGTTCACCAAGTCGCCCGCGGGCCGCACCTTCGAGCCCGCCGAGGCCGAGGCCCTGCTGCGCGAGCGCCGCATCGGCCCGCTGGAGGGCTTCCGCTCCAAGGCCGGCTGGCCGTTCACGGCCGAGGTCACCATCGTGCGCGACGAAGAGGCCGGCAATTTCAAGCTGGAATTCGACTTCGGCGACGACCGCGCGGGCGAGGCGTCGGGCGAACTGGTCGAGTTCACCGACGAACCGCTGGGCCCGTGCCCCATCTGCGGTGCGCCCGTGCACGAGCACGGCAGCAACTACGTGTGCAGCAAGGCTGTGCCCACCGCCGCCCAGCCCACGCCCAGCTGCACCTTCAAGAGCGGCAAGGTCATCCTGCAGCAGCCCGTGGAGCGCGAGCAGATGGCCAAGCTGCTCGCCACCGGCAAGACCGACCTGCTCGACAAGTTCGTGAGCATGCGCACGCGCCGCAACTTCAAGGCCTTCCTGGCCTGGGACAAGGAAGCCGGCAAGGTGAACTTCGAGTTCGAGCCGCGCGAGAGCAAGTTCCCGCCGCGCAAGTTCGCCGGCAAGGCCGGCGCGGCTGCCGGTGCGGCGAAGGCGGGCACCGCGGCCGCCGCCAAGAAGGCCGCCAAGCCCGCTGCCAAGGCCGCGGCGAAGAAGTCCAGCACTGCCGCCAAGGCCCCGCGCAAGACCGCAGCCGGCAAGCCGCCGAGCGCCGCCCTGGCCGCGGTGATCGGCCCGGAGCCGGTCGGCCGGCCCGAAGCAGTGAAGAAGATGTGGGAATACATCAAGGCCCACAATCTGCAGGACCCCAAGGACAAGCGCACCATCAATGCCGACGCCAAGCTGCGCGAGGTGTTCGGCAAGGAATCGGCCGGCATGTTCGAGCTGGCGGGCATCCTGGGCAAGCACCTGCAAGGAGACAGCGAATGA